From the Solanum pennellii chromosome 4, SPENNV200 genome, one window contains:
- the LOC107017497 gene encoding G-type lectin S-receptor-like serine/threonine-protein kinase At4g27290 isoform X1: MGSKWFILFLLSFYCFIQKISSATTNVINTNQFIIDGETIVSSGGTFELGFFSPNGSTTRYIGIWYKQILPYVQTIVWVANREKPLTNTSSVVLKVNKPGILALLNEKNETIWSTNTSRSVQNPVAVLLDSGNLVVKDANDDNPENFLWQSFNFPTDTLLPDMKLGKNFKTGVEAYLLAWKNDNNPTPGEYTLLIDPTGYPQGVIRRGARVSARAGPWNGLRWSGAPAPLQTQSSIYTFQFVFNEEEVYYSFSLINNSVLTRLVLTNNGYIQRLTWVDRTKSWHLYLNIPLDTCDTYSLCGAYGSCVIDSSPVCGCLDKFEPKYPQNWQTGDWSQGCVRKTPIDCNKEHGFVKYSGIKLPDTNNSQYNKTMTLEGCRQVCSTNCSCIAYSSLDISNGDKGCLFWSGDLIDIRELSGRGQDIYIRMDSSDLVSQASSNRKKTGIVLAVSFSLLVAVILLGLILFMYIRKKRKLKLKEDFELPQFQLSIITRATDNFSVNNQIGEGGYGPVYKGVLEEGQEIAVKRLSRTSMQGLDEFKNEVTYIAKLQHRNLVRLLGCCIQGEEKMLIYEYMPNKSLDSYIFDQTKKKLLDWSRRFDIINGIARGLLYLHQDSRLRIIHRDLKASNVLLDTEMNPKISDFGMARSVAGNDMGAKTCHVVGTHGYMSPEYAVDGIFSVKSDVFSFGVLVLEIVSGKRNRGFVHQNHNLNLLGHAWKLYKEDRSLELIDEKIAESCHISQVLRSIQVGLLCVQQCPEDRPNMSSVVQMLGNESLLAEAKEPGFFMERTVHDSDNSGMQTGSSNNEMTMTMLDPR, encoded by the exons ATGGGATCTAAATGGTTCATACTTTTCTTATTGTCTTTCTACTGTTTTATACAGAAGATTAGTTCTGCTACGACAAATGTAATCAATACCAATCAGTTCATAATAGATGGTGAAACTATTGTTTCATCTGGTGGGACGTTTGAGCTGGGATTTTTCAGCCCGAATGGTTCCACAACGCGATATATTGGGATATGGTACAAGCAAATTCTTCCTTATGTGCAAACAATTGTATGGGTTGCAAACAGAGAGAAACCACTCACCAATACATCTTCAGTCGTTTTGAAGGTCAACAAGCCGGGAATACTTGCTCTTCttaatgaaaagaatgaaacTATATGGTCCACGAACACCTCACGATCAGTCCAGAATCCAGTTGCAGTGCTGTTGGATTCTGGTAATCTTGTTGTGAAAGATGCAAATGATGACAATCCAGAAAATTTCCTATGGCAGAGTTTCAATTTTCCAACGGATACTCTCTTGCCTGATATGAAACTCGGAAAGAATTTTAAGACTGGTGTTGAAGCATACCTTTTAGCATGGAAGAACGATAACAATCCAACTCCAGGGGAATACACTCTCCTCATTGATCCTACTGGATATCCACAAGGCGTCATTAGACGTGGAGCAAGGGTATCAGCTCGAGCAGGACCATGGAATGGTTTACGGTGGAGTGGAGCACCTGCACCACTACAAACACAAAGCAGCATATatacatttcaatttgttttcaATGAAGAGGAGGTTTACTATAGTTTTTCTCTCATTAACAACTCGGTGTTAACAAGGCTAGTCCTGACTAACAATGGTTATATACAACGTTTGACGTGGGTGGATAGGACAAAGAGTTGGCATCTTTACCTCAATATTCCTCTGGATACTTGTGATACATATAGCTTATGTGGTGCCTATGGGAGCTGTGTCATAGATAGTTCTCCTGTTTGTGGATGTTTGGACAAGTTTGAACCTAAATATCCACAAAATTGGCAAACGGGAGATTGGTCACAAGGGTGTGTAAGGAAGACACCTATCGATTGCAACAAGGAACATGGATTTGTAAAATATTCTGGTATCAAGTTGCCAGATACTAACAACTCTCAGTACAATAAGACCATGACACTCGAAGGATGTAGGCAAGTATGCTCAACAAACTGTTCTTGCATAGCTTATTCGAGCCTAGATATAAGCAATGGAGATAAAGGTTGCTTGTTTTGGTCTGGTGATTTGATTGATATCAGAGAGCTCTCTGGAAGAGGACAAGACATTTACATACGAATGGATTCTTCAGACCTAG TATCTCAGGCAAGTTCAAACAGAAAGAAGACAGGGATAGTACTCGCGGTGAGTTTCTCATTGTTGGTGGCAGTTATTCTGCTAGGCCTGATTCTGTTCATGTACATACGTAAAAAGAGGAAACTAAAACTCAAAGAGGATTTTGAGCTGCCACAGTTTCAACTGTCGATAATAACAAGAGCCACAGATAACTTTTCGGTCAACAATCAGATTGGAGAAGGTGGATATGGACCTGTTTATAAG GGAGTACTCGAAGAGGGACAAGAAATTGCTGTGAAGAGACTTTCAAGGACTTCCATGCAAGGACTTGATGAATTCAAGAATGAAGTTACGTATATTGCCAAGCTTCAGCATAGAAatcttgtgagacttttaggcTGCTGCATTCAAGGGGAAGAAAAGATGTTGATCTACGAATACATGCCTAATAAAAGCCTGGACTCATACATATTTG atcaaacaaagaaaaagttaCTTGATTGGTCAAGGCGTTTCGACATTATTAATGGAATTGCTCGTGGCTTATTGTATCTCCATCAGGATTCTAGACTACGTATTATCCATAGAGACCTTAAAGCAAGCAATGTTTTGTTAGATACAGAAATGAATCCAAAGATATCAGACTTTGGCATGGCTCGAAGTGTTGCAGGAAACGACATGGGAGCAAAAACATGCCATGTCGTTGGGACACA CGGTTACATGTCCCCTGAATATGCAGTAGATGGAATCTTCTCGGTAAAATCAGATGTGTTTAGCTTTGGCGTATTGGTGTTAGAGATAGTGAGTGGCAAGAGAAATAGAGGATTCGTCCATCAAAATCACAACCTTAACCTTCTCGGTCAC GCATGGAAGCTTTACAAGGAAGATAGGTCCTTGGAACTAATTGATGAGAAGATAGCTGAATCTTGCCATATTTCTCAAGTTTTAAGGTCAATTCAAGTGGGACTATTATGTGTTCAACAATGTCCTGAAGATAGACCAAACATGTCTTCTGTTGTTCAAATGCTAGGTAATGAGAGTTTATTGGCAGAAGCAAAAGAACCAGGATTTTTCATGGAAAGAACAGTACATGATTCAGATAACTCAGGAATGCAAACAGGAAGttcaaataatgaaatgacaATGACAATGTTAGATCCTCGATAG
- the LOC107017497 gene encoding G-type lectin S-receptor-like serine/threonine-protein kinase At4g27290 isoform X2 — protein sequence MYIRKKRKLKLKEDFELPQFQLSIITRATDNFSVNNQIGEGGYGPVYKGVLEEGQEIAVKRLSRTSMQGLDEFKNEVTYIAKLQHRNLVRLLGCCIQGEEKMLIYEYMPNKSLDSYIFDQTKKKLLDWSRRFDIINGIARGLLYLHQDSRLRIIHRDLKASNVLLDTEMNPKISDFGMARSVAGNDMGAKTCHVVGTHGYMSPEYAVDGIFSVKSDVFSFGVLVLEIVSGKRNRGFVHQNHNLNLLGHAWKLYKEDRSLELIDEKIAESCHISQVLRSIQVGLLCVQQCPEDRPNMSSVVQMLGNESLLAEAKEPGFFMERTVHDSDNSGMQTGSSNNEMTMTMLDPR from the exons ATGTACATACGTAAAAAGAGGAAACTAAAACTCAAAGAGGATTTTGAGCTGCCACAGTTTCAACTGTCGATAATAACAAGAGCCACAGATAACTTTTCGGTCAACAATCAGATTGGAGAAGGTGGATATGGACCTGTTTATAAG GGAGTACTCGAAGAGGGACAAGAAATTGCTGTGAAGAGACTTTCAAGGACTTCCATGCAAGGACTTGATGAATTCAAGAATGAAGTTACGTATATTGCCAAGCTTCAGCATAGAAatcttgtgagacttttaggcTGCTGCATTCAAGGGGAAGAAAAGATGTTGATCTACGAATACATGCCTAATAAAAGCCTGGACTCATACATATTTG atcaaacaaagaaaaagttaCTTGATTGGTCAAGGCGTTTCGACATTATTAATGGAATTGCTCGTGGCTTATTGTATCTCCATCAGGATTCTAGACTACGTATTATCCATAGAGACCTTAAAGCAAGCAATGTTTTGTTAGATACAGAAATGAATCCAAAGATATCAGACTTTGGCATGGCTCGAAGTGTTGCAGGAAACGACATGGGAGCAAAAACATGCCATGTCGTTGGGACACA CGGTTACATGTCCCCTGAATATGCAGTAGATGGAATCTTCTCGGTAAAATCAGATGTGTTTAGCTTTGGCGTATTGGTGTTAGAGATAGTGAGTGGCAAGAGAAATAGAGGATTCGTCCATCAAAATCACAACCTTAACCTTCTCGGTCAC GCATGGAAGCTTTACAAGGAAGATAGGTCCTTGGAACTAATTGATGAGAAGATAGCTGAATCTTGCCATATTTCTCAAGTTTTAAGGTCAATTCAAGTGGGACTATTATGTGTTCAACAATGTCCTGAAGATAGACCAAACATGTCTTCTGTTGTTCAAATGCTAGGTAATGAGAGTTTATTGGCAGAAGCAAAAGAACCAGGATTTTTCATGGAAAGAACAGTACATGATTCAGATAACTCAGGAATGCAAACAGGAAGttcaaataatgaaatgacaATGACAATGTTAGATCCTCGATAG